The Actinomycetes bacterium genome includes a region encoding these proteins:
- a CDS encoding ferredoxin produces the protein MEVRIDEELCTGCGLCEETCPDIFKLNEDKDIVELIKTDYDESDEECIQEAEESCPTEAIIVD, from the coding sequence ATGGAAGTAAGAATAGATGAAGAACTCTGCACCGGTTGCGGACTTTGTGAAGAAACTTGCCCTGATATTTTTAAGCTTAATGAAGACAAGGATATCGTGGAATTAATCAAGACCGATTATGATGAGAGTGACGAAGAGTGCATCCAGGAAGCAGAAGAAAGCTGCCCCACTGAAGCGATTATAGTTGACTGA
- a CDS encoding EamA family transporter, giving the protein MFFWGTAPVFGKLGLAKINPFIALAFRSFVISAILLVIILIRGDIKQLAMLDLKSATFIGLEGIFASLLGHFAYYYALKLGETSRVVPVASAFPVITLIISLIFLAEKITVAKGAGIALVIAGLFLLRM; this is encoded by the coding sequence ATGTTCTTCTGGGGAACTGCTCCTGTTTTTGGTAAGCTTGGTCTGGCGAAAATTAATCCCTTTATAGCCCTGGCTTTCAGGAGTTTTGTAATCTCTGCCATCTTGCTGGTAATCATATTGATTAGAGGAGACATCAAACAGCTGGCAATGCTTGACCTAAAAAGCGCCACTTTTATAGGGCTGGAAGGCATTTTTGCTTCTCTTCTGGGCCACTTTGCCTATTACTATGCCCTCAAGCTGGGAGAAACCTCCAGGGTAGTACCAGTAGCTTCTGCTTTCCCGGTAATAACCCTGATTATATCCCTGATATTTCTTGCAGAAAAAATCACCGTAGCCAAGGGGGCAGGAATTGCTCTGGTAATAGCCGGGCTGTTTCTGTTAAGGATGTAG
- a CDS encoding DNA-3-methyladenine glycosylase has translation MVLTAKTFTTEFFARDTSLVARELLGQLLVTEKDGRCSAVIIETEAYYGSRDPASHAYRGPTPRNRLMFGKPGVAYVYLCYGMYNLFNMVTQEKGTPGAVLIRGAFPVEGRKVMEKRRNTSGGRLLLDGPGKLTMAMGIGLGDNGKDLTSGGSDIFLEESKKFAGLAINRTGRVGVKVGQDRLLRFYINMDESI, from the coding sequence ATGGTACTAACAGCAAAGACATTTACTACCGAATTTTTCGCAAGGGACACCTCATTGGTGGCCAGGGAGCTTCTGGGCCAACTACTGGTTACTGAGAAGGATGGCAGGTGTTCGGCTGTTATTATTGAAACAGAAGCTTATTACGGTTCCCGGGATCCCGCCAGCCATGCCTACCGGGGGCCAACCCCCAGAAACCGACTGATGTTTGGAAAACCGGGGGTGGCTTATGTATATCTGTGTTATGGCATGTATAACCTGTTTAATATGGTTACCCAAGAAAAGGGAACACCGGGAGCAGTCCTTATAAGGGGGGCATTTCCGGTGGAAGGCAGGAAGGTAATGGAGAAGAGGAGGAATACATCCGGAGGCCGTCTGTTGCTGGATGGGCCGGGCAAGCTAACTATGGCTATGGGTATAGGATTAGGGGATAACGGTAAAGACCTTACCTCGGGAGGCAGTGACATATTTCTGGAGGAGTCCAAGAAATTTGCCGGCCTGGCCATAAACCGCACTGGCAGAGTTGGGGTTAAGGTAGGGCAGGATAGGCTGCTGAGGTTTTATATAAACATGGATGAAAGCATATAG
- a CDS encoding polymer-forming cytoskeletal protein encodes MHKKLYAVPVLIILLFLSLVFVSGFSSRGGGAITITNKISDDLYAFGNSVQLLEDVEQDFITAGGNINVQANVGQDLIASGGMLDITGNIGDDARIAGGIVNINSDISDDLVVAGGRVTIGKDATIGGDLVITGGILNIEGQVKDRVFATGGNVVIAGQIGKDVRVDQVDSLTVSSSASIGGNLSYSSMQPASIAEGAEISGQLDFEQIEKERTLREKTRIGAPFAIFTATYIGGKILSFISLFVLGILLILAVPRVFEKFSQRLRISLGNSVGAGAIAFFGVPLAVLVVFIISIFFMVTVIGSGIGLLLMGLNLMLTIAYFILIYLSTIFLAYLLGKSIFSRSSINLDLYGWKVLAYLVGLAIISIAFAIPFIGWLARIAAIMFGLGGLFLVIKDWLAGLSNKA; translated from the coding sequence ATGCATAAAAAGCTTTATGCGGTACCAGTTTTAATAATCCTGCTTTTTTTATCCTTGGTTTTTGTATCTGGTTTTTCCTCCAGGGGAGGAGGAGCTATAACCATAACCAATAAGATATCAGATGATCTGTATGCTTTTGGAAACAGTGTTCAGCTGCTGGAGGATGTGGAACAGGATTTTATAACTGCTGGTGGAAATATAAATGTCCAGGCCAATGTAGGGCAGGATCTGATAGCTTCCGGCGGAATGCTGGATATTACAGGTAATATTGGGGATGACGCCCGTATTGCCGGAGGGATAGTGAACATCAATTCGGATATCTCTGATGATCTGGTGGTTGCCGGTGGAAGGGTAACTATTGGAAAAGATGCTACTATCGGTGGAGACCTGGTTATAACCGGCGGAATCCTAAACATAGAAGGCCAGGTAAAAGACAGGGTTTTTGCAACCGGAGGCAATGTGGTTATTGCTGGACAGATAGGAAAAGATGTAAGGGTGGACCAGGTGGATAGTTTAACTGTTTCCTCCAGTGCCAGTATAGGCGGCAACCTTTCATATTCCTCCATGCAACCAGCCAGTATTGCTGAGGGTGCAGAGATTTCTGGCCAGTTAGACTTTGAGCAGATTGAGAAAGAAAGAACTTTAAGAGAGAAAACCAGGATTGGTGCACCTTTTGCAATTTTTACAGCTACCTATATTGGAGGTAAAATCCTGTCATTTATAAGTTTGTTTGTACTGGGAATCCTTCTTATACTGGCCGTGCCCAGGGTGTTTGAGAAATTCAGCCAGAGACTAAGAATATCTCTTGGAAACAGCGTGGGAGCAGGAGCAATAGCCTTTTTTGGTGTGCCGCTGGCTGTGCTGGTGGTATTTATAATATCCATATTTTTTATGGTTACGGTAATAGGGTCAGGCATTGGACTGCTGCTTATGGGGTTGAACCTAATGCTGACTATAGCTTATTTTATCCTGATATACCTGAGTACCATATTTTTAGCTTACCTGCTGGGCAAATCTATATTCTCCCGTTCTTCGATTAATCTCGATCTTTACGGGTGGAAGGTACTGGCTTATCTGGTGGGCCTGGCAATTATAAGTATTGCTTTTGCCATACCATTTATTGGCTGGCTGGCCAGAATAGCAGCTATAATGTTTGGCCTGGGAGGCTTATTCCTGGTGATAAAGGATTGGCTGGCCGGATTATCTAATAAGGCTTAA